Within Planktothrix serta PCC 8927, the genomic segment AAAATTGATGTTAAGAAAAAATCAACGCCTGAAAAACAGAAAAAAGCTCGAAACTGGATGATTGAAAACTTTTATGATATTCGGATGTTTGGGGCGGTGCTTAATACAGGTTTAAATGCGGGTCAAGTTTGGGGGCCATTACAAATTTCTTGGGGGCGCTCTTATGATCCAGTTTTGCCTATTTCTGCTACTATTACCCGGTGTGCGGCGACGGAAGCTAAGGAAGGAAAGGATAACAAAACTATGGGACGGAAAGAGTTAATTCCCTATGGATTGTTTAAGATTGAAATTCATTATAACCCTGGTTTGGGTGATAAGGTTTCCAGTGATGATCTCAAATTGTTCTGGGAATCATTATTAAATTGTTGGGAATTTGATCGCAGTTCCTCCCGTTCTTCAATGAATTGTCGTGGCTTGTTTATATTCACCCACGATAGCAAATGGGGAAATGTTGCTTCTCATAAGTTGTTTGATTTGCTGTCGGTTAAATCCATTGCTCCCACACCTCGAAGTATTAATGATTACGAGATTAATATTGATGGGGATGTGCCGGACGGTGTAACTTTGTGGAATAATTAGCTAACAATCCTCAGCAATGGGGATTGCGAATTGAAACCCACACTGCGAAGCATTAACAATTACGAGATTCTAACAATCTTCAGCAATGGGGATTGAAAATTGAAACAACCCTTAGCTGTTTTTGGGTGTTTATGCCAGAACCCTTATTCTGTAGGAGTTCTGGTATTTTTTTAAAAAATAGGTTGGCGCAATTTGTGTAAGGCTTAATCTGAAAGGGATTCAAGGATTTTTTTTGAATACAAACTTGACAAATAATGGGGAGATTTGCTATTATTAACTTAGGTTGGCGGAATTGCACCTTGAAAATTAAATATCACAGGGGTTCCAGCAGCCTGCTCTAACAATCCTCAGCAATGGGGATTGAGAATTGAAACTTGATCTCTCTGTACCCGTTATCTTCAGCTATAAGCTAACAATCCTCAGCAATGGGGATTGAGAATTGAAACAGGATATTATGATGCTTTAGAGGCTCTACTGGAAGCTAACAATCCTCAGCAATGGGGATTGAGAATTGAAACTGCCTTTAGCCAATGACCGCTTTACTGGGAAAAGCTAACAATCCTCAGCAATGGGGATTGAGAATTGAAACTCATATTGCCTCACGCCCGTAACTAGCGGCGACCCCTAACAATCCTCAGCAATGGGGATTGAGAATTGAAACTTTACCGAGCCCGACGTAAAGGGTATTAGGGGGTGTGTTGACTAACAATCCTCAGCAATGGGGATTGAGAATTGAAACAACATAGTTAGAAACTCCCTCTACAACTTGTTTACTAACAATCCTCAGCAATGGGGATTGAGAATTGAAACAAGTTCGACTCTATTGAACAGAAATATCAGTGGCACTAACAATCCTCAGCAATGGGGATTGAGAATTGAAACAACTTAGGATTCAATCTAGCCTGAGTTGCCAGATTAGAACTAACAATCCTCAGCAATGGGGATTGAGAATTGAAACGAATTTTATCTCAAAGATAGATGTGATCAAAAGATACTAACAATCCTCAGCAATGGGGATTGAGAATTGAAACCAATATCAACAGGAAGAACGTCAACAGAAACAGACTAACAATCCTCAGCAATGGGGATTGAGAATTGAAACCCTCTAAACGCCCTAACCCAACAACTCCCATGATCTAACAATCCTCAGCAATGGGGATTGAGAATTGAAACACCAAGTACAATTGATTAGCTTACGGGAGGCTTTAAACTAACAATCCTCAGCAATGGGGATTGAGAATTGAAACCAGGTGCTTTGATGTCCTTTCGTGGAGGGTGTCAGCTAACAATCCTCAGCAATGGGGATTGAGAATTGAAACAAGTTTTTAACAGGAAGATCTAACTCCTTAATCCGCTAACAATCCTCAGCAATGGGGATTGAGAATTGAAACGATTGAGAATTAAAATAATTCGGTTGACCCCATCATCCTCTAAAATAGTAGGGGTATAACAATCCTCAGCAATGGGGATTGCGAATTGAAACCAGTTTACGTCAACAACCCCGTCAACTTCTACAACCTAACAATCCTCAGTAATGGGGATTGCGAATTGAAACCAGTTTACGTCAACAACCCCGTCAACTTCTACAACCTAACAATCCTCAGTAATGGGGATTGCGAATTGAAATAAACAAATAAACAAACAAACAAACACTGAAAACGATATAGTAAGAGATTGAAATTCTTAACGGTTTTTGAGATCCTATGTTCACCGTAGACATTATTGTTAAATCCGTTGCCGTCCCGTTGTCCATTCAAAAAAAATCTGCCGAGGATGCAGAAGCGGTTTACAATCACATTTTAGAAGTGCTGCGGGGAGGAACAGCGCAGATCTTAGAATTTAGTTGCGATAAAATGACCGAGAAAAAACTGGCAATTCTCAGCAGTGAAATTTCTGCGGTACAAATTTCTGACAAAATGGGGGGAAATGCGGCCGGAAGAGCCCCTGGTTTTGTCGGTGTAAAGGCAGAATAGAGGAAACTACAAGGAGCATGGAATCTTCCAGTCCAGCGATACGGGTACAAGAACTATGCTTTAGTTGGCCAAGCGGGGCACAGGTGTTAAAATCCTGTTCCCTGGATGTTCCTAAAGGAGAGTTTTGGATGCTTTTGGGAACTAATGGCAGTGGAAAGTCAACTTTATTGCGCTTATTAGCAGGTTTATTAAAGTCTCAGTCGGGAGAAATACAAACCCAAGGACGGGTCGGGTTTGTATTTCAAAATCCTGATCATCAGTTAGTGATGCCAACGGTAGGCGCTGATGTTGCGTTTGGGTTAGTTGAGGATAAGTTACCCTGGATAGAAGTTAAACAACGGGTGGAAGATGCCTTGGCTGCGGTGAAATTATTGGAGTTACAACGCCGTCCGATTTATGCGTTAAGTGGAGGTCAAAAACAAAGAATTGCGATCGCGGGAGCTTTAGCTAGACATTGTGAAGTATTATTATTAGATGAGCCTACCGCGTTATTAGATCCTGATAGTCAAAATGATTTAGTGATTGAAGTCCAACGGTTAGTGAAAACGCGAGGAATAACTGCGTTATGGGTGACACACCGTTTAGAGGAATTAAATTATAGTGATGGCGCGTTTTTATTAGAAAATGGTCAAGTTGTGGGTGAAGGTGATCCTGAACCGTTGAAAAAACGATTAATGCAAAAGGAATTAAGGATTTAAACACAAAGACAGGAAGACACAA encodes:
- a CDS encoding energy-coupling factor ABC transporter ATP-binding protein, producing the protein MESSSPAIRVQELCFSWPSGAQVLKSCSLDVPKGEFWMLLGTNGSGKSTLLRLLAGLLKSQSGEIQTQGRVGFVFQNPDHQLVMPTVGADVAFGLVEDKLPWIEVKQRVEDALAAVKLLELQRRPIYALSGGQKQRIAIAGALARHCEVLLLDEPTALLDPDSQNDLVIEVQRLVKTRGITALWVTHRLEELNYSDGAFLLENGQVVGEGDPEPLKKRLMQKELRI
- the cas7c gene encoding type I-C CRISPR-associated protein Cas7/Csd2, with amino-acid sequence MLHFDPSKKHDAILLVDCLDGNPNGDPDAGNQPRIDPETRHGLISDACMKRKVRNYVVFTKKGEVNYKIFVEEGSVLNDKIEKAYSELKIDVKKKSTPEKQKKARNWMIENFYDIRMFGAVLNTGLNAGQVWGPLQISWGRSYDPVLPISATITRCAATEAKEGKDNKTMGRKELIPYGLFKIEIHYNPGLGDKVSSDDLKLFWESLLNCWEFDRSSSRSSMNCRGLFIFTHDSKWGNVASHKLFDLLSVKSIAPTPRSINDYEINIDGDVPDGVTLWNN